A region of Salvelinus sp. IW2-2015 unplaced genomic scaffold, ASM291031v2 Un_scaffold1446, whole genome shotgun sequence DNA encodes the following proteins:
- the fbxl7 gene encoding F-box/LRR-repeat protein 7: protein MRTLSTPSPALILPPHLHPLSPLIPPSAPFNSSSSTSSSETVAMVHATSPPPLFSATHSRRRANRDHHQGASVPIDLLPDHIFLDVFARLPTNQLCRCARVCRRWYNLAWDPRLWRSIRLTGDVLHVDRALRVLTRRLCQDTPNVCLMLETLVASGCRRLTDRGLLTVAQCCPELRRLEVAGCYNVSNDAVFEVVSRCPNLEHLDVSGCSKVTCISLTREVSLKLSPMHGQQISIRYLDMTDCLALEDEGLHTIAAHCTQLTHLYLRRCMRLTDEGLRYLVIYCPAVRELSVSDCRYVSDFGLREIAKLEGRLRYLSVAHCGKITDVGVRYVAKYCSRLRYLNARGCEGLTDHGLEYLAKSCPKLKSLDIGKCPLVSDAGLELLALNCFNLKRLSLKSCESITGRGLQVVAANCFDLQLLNVQDCDAPLDALRFVKRHCKRCVIEHTNPAFF, encoded by the exons ATGCGGACATTGAGCACCCCCAGCCCTGCTCTCATCCTTCCTCCtcacctccaccctctctctcctctcatccccccgtCGGCCCCCTTCAacagctcctcctccacctcctcctctgagACGGTTGCCATGGTGCACgccacctcccctccccctctcttctccgccACCCACTCGCGCCGCCGCGCCAACCGGGACCACCACCAGGGGGCATCGGTGCCCATCGACCTATTGCCGGACCACATCTTCCTGGACGTCTTTGCCCGCCTGCCCACCAACCAGCTGTGCCGTTGCGCCCGCGTCTGCCGCCGCTGGTACAACCTGGCGTGGGATCCCCGGCTGTGGCGGAGCATCCGGCTGACGGGAGATGTGCTCCACGTCGACCGGGCTTTGCGGGTACTGACGCGGCGCCTCTGCCAGGACACGCCCAACGTGTGCCTGATGCTGGAGACCCTGGTGGCGAGCGGGTGCCGGAGGTTGACGGACCGCGGGCTGCTCACGGTGGCCCAGTGTTGCCCCGAGCTGCGCCGCCTGGAGGTGGCGGGCTGCTATAACGTGTCCAATGACGCCGTGTTCGAGGTGGTGTCGCGCTGCCCTAACCTGGAGCATCTAGACGTTTCAG gcTGCTCCAAGGTGACCTGCATCAGTCTGACGCGGGAGGTCTCCCTTAAACTATCGCCAATGCACGGCCAGCAGATCTCCATCCGCTACCTGGACATGACTGACTGCTTGGCCCTGGAGGACGAAGGCCTGCACACCATCGCCGCCCACTGCACCCAGCTCACCCACCTCTACCTGCGGCGCTGCATGCGCCTCACCGACGAGGGCCTTCGctacctggtcatctactgccccGCCGTGCGCGAGCTCAGCGTCAGCGACTGCCGCTACGTCAGCGACTTCGGCCTGCGCGAGATCGCCAAGCTTGAAGGCCGGTTGCGCTACTTGAGCGTGGCGCATTGTgggaagatcactgacgtcgggGTTCGGTATGTCGCTAAGTATTGCTCACGGCTGCGATACCTGAACGCGCGGGGCTGCGAGGGCCTCACGGACCATGGCCTGGAGTACCTGGCCAAGAGTTGCCCCAAGCTAAAGTCGCTGGACATCGGAAAGTGTCCGCTGGTGTCGGATGCAGGCCTGGAACTGCTGGCGCTCAACTGCTTCAATCTGAAGCGGCTGAGCCTCAAGTCGTGCGAGAGCATCACGGGCCGCGGGCTGCAAGTGGTGGCGGCCAACTGCTTCGACCTGCAGCTGCTCAACGTGCAGGACTGCGACGCGCCTCTGGACGCACTGCGCTTTGTGAAGCGCCACTGCAAGCGCTGCGTCATCGAGCACACAAACCCGGCCTTTTTctga